From Arachis hypogaea cultivar Tifrunner chromosome 3, arahy.Tifrunner.gnm2.J5K5, whole genome shotgun sequence:
ATTCTCACTGAAAGCTATAAAATGGATCCTCTGGTATCTAGCAGGCACAACACATCATGGCTTAAGGTTCAGCAAATTCACAAACTTCAAAATTTATGACTTCTATGACTCATATTGGGTTAGTGACGTTGATGACAGAAAATCAACCAATGGATATGGGATCTATCTTGGCCCGAATCTGGTGTCTTGGGCAAGTCACAAATAGGCTACAGTATCCAAGAGCAGCACTAAAGAAGAGTTTTGAGGTATCTCTGATGCAATAACTGAAATTATTTGGCTTCAAAATCTACTGACAGAAATTAAAGTATTTTGTGCAACAAAACCAATTGTTTATTGTGGCAACCAAAGTGCAATTCTTTTCGCAGCTAATCTGATTTTatacaacaaaatcaaaatatttctCCCTTGATCAGCCATTTGTTAGAGAttatgtaacaaaaaaaaattatgttcaaCACATCCCAACCTAGGACTGGCAGATACACTGACCAAACCTCTTTTTATCCTTCTTCAAGTTTAAAAATCTACTCAGAGTCTTCAAAACAAAACCTTAAATGACCGCTGGTTTGAGGGGACATGTAGGTTAGTATTAAACTATTAATTATGTGAACCTTCCTAAATTAGCAAGCAATTATATTATAACAGTTCAACAAGTTAGTTAACTAATTACTCTCTCTAACCAATTATAGTCACACTTCTCACACCTCACTTGCCACTATAAATTGTAATCCTGAAACACACTGTACAATTAATCTTCTTTTTTGCAATCAACAACAAAACATTCACTCtcagtttttctcttaattcTACTCTTTACCTTTCTTCTGTTTTACCTCTAGTACCTTACATGCTAATAATAATTGGGAAAAAAAATTTTCCCTTCATATATAGTATATATTTCTCTTCTGAATGTTTAGAACATTTTACTTATTAAATTGGAGGTATATAATACGAACTCAAGTAATTAATTAACCGACCTAAATATATTACCAAGTATTGAAAATTGTGCTggataataaaaatgaaaatgtacGCAAGTCTAGGTGAATGCACCATGCTGAACAGCACGAAATATATGAGGACACTACATACCCAAGCTATAAACATGTACAATGATAGTCAAATGCTATATGTATGttactctttccttttcttttatttttttgttgtcattgttattttttagttattcttAATTAATTCATTTACTATTTAGatacaaaaataactaatatatctaaatataatttatatataatacattaaCAAAATACTAGAGAACCAacagaatttataatttttatctgtaattaattattaatatttaaaaatatattattgaattattagaTAAATACGGACCAAAAACAACAAGTTCTGTTAGTCTTTTAGTTTTTCTCGTatattaattcaataattaatataacaaaaaatgatgagaatatatatatatatatatattataactgCTTTCTTATAGCAGTGTATAAATGTAGTGCCTATATATAAGAGTGTGATGTAACACAATATTTTCATAACTCAATACAATTCATTTTCAGTTTCTCTGCTCAAAGACTCACACATCAAGAATCATTTTCATCTTGTGTTCACTGATACCGTTCAGGATGGAAGAAACTAAGTAATTACCACaaactaaaagcaacaaaattgcaaaaagTAAACAATATTATTAAAGTAGTTGATGGGGGTTGTTATATAtaggaaaagtataggaaccAATTCTAAATCAGCCAAAAAtggaacaacttaattaattataaatatagtaattaattttatttatttataatttaaaatattggttattaaatgTTTCACAACATTTAAATTAGGAGGAATGTATCATTACAACGTGAATTACGGAAACTGATTCAATTAGTTTCTGTCTCTTCACCCTCTTTATCTCTCTAAATGCCTAaaacattataaataaaaaaataaattcagaaCCAttcaatttacaaagaaaagaaacatcctaatgTCTAGTATAAACACCATCCATGTAAAAATTTTAGATTCATCTAAAAATATTTGGCTGAACCATCTTGGTTCCTagcattattgttatatatattattccTTTTGCATAACACACTAACTGAAAGAAGAATATAGACGAAAAACGTAACCTTAATTAATCGATCACACAAAAAGAGCTACCTAGATAGATAGCCAGGTCAAGTAACAAGAATTttgagaataagaataagaatgatTAGTTGATTTGATTTGATGACGAGGCAAAACGTGAGAGATAGATATGTATATATGCAACATTAGAGGGCATTATTCAGGGGAAGCTAATAAGTGTCACGTGAATTATGTATTAATTAACGAAAGATAGATTAATTAGACCTTTTAATAAGCAATAGACGACACCTTCCCTATGTTTAAGTAACGTAAAAAAAGCTCCAAATAAATATCTATGATTGAAATCGTGACTGTTGCTACTTGTGTCACGTTTTTCACTCTAGCCGCGTGTCTGGTTCCTTGTAACAAAAATCATCACACCAATTTGAGTGCTTTCTTGCCTTGTTATTAGCAAATTAATTAAATGCATTACGTATTGCTTAATATATACTATAAGGCGGCACACGTGGACATTTCCTAAGGTGGCAATATTATGCGAATTAAATGGTTCTCTTTTTCTGCGACGCCACCTACTAAAAGGATCATATCTATCAACCCCCTCATGAAACATGTATGACTTCTCATTACACATTATATGCAATCCTCATCTTACATCATTAatcattaataatatatattttaataataacaaACACTTTATCGCTCCTTCTTCTTTGTtagtgttattattattattctctctattttctttgggTATATATAGGGCATGGTTTGCTCAATAATTCTCACCAGCTTTAATTAGTAGTGGCTACATACATTAGTTGAGGGGTTGAGTAGTAGGAATTGAAGTTAGCTACTAAGTACTAACCAAACTACTCGTTCAAGTTTTCTTATTAGCAATTATTATTGTAGCAACCCCTCACCttgtttataaaattttctcAAAGAGAGAGATAAGAGCATGGCTTCTTCTGTGTCCACCCACGATAATTTGGCTCTTATTTTTGGCATACTAGGTAAATATATTTACCCCCTTTTTATTGGCTATAATAAAGCTAATTAAGCAAATTAAAGGAATTAACATTTCCTCCTTTGTTATTTTGATGATGCTAGGTAACGTAATTTCCTTCATGGTGTTTTTGGCACCCCTGTAAGTATATACCTATCTATTATCTTCTTCTACATATCAATAAATTCGACATCTCTTTTAAACATATATACAAACGATAATGATTTTGCCTCTCATAATTAATgacacttatttttttttttgtgtgatttttaaattattttttatttttgttattttacttttcattaaattatctttattaaaagtattttgagACCATCAAATCTTGCGGCCATCAACTTTTAAgaattttggttagaattgagCGAAcacaaatactaaattatttttaataaataaattttattaatttatatgtataaattttaataaatatgtgTAAATCTTTATtaatatagtcaccaaaaaaattatatcacCGAAAAAAACCCTTATTAATATAATGTAAGTGTAAACTATAAATTATTACTAATCAAATACTGATCCaaaatatatgtatgtaaattatTGTTAACTAAACGTTAAACGTTGGtcgaaaatataatatttattaataatataacattattaatttgaaaataatatataataaattagtaATGTTAATAATTAGAAAGTGGCAAAATCATATAGGACTTTGTTAggtagacaataatttttgtgaacaatatgaataataaattctaaatcttaatattagaataaccatctgcacacctaatgaattgaatattcaatatatctattattcacattatttagtattttcatgatctacctatattttttcaaTCGTATATACACATACATTGTTATTATTAAcgaaaattaagtttttttttttctcggGAAAATTTCAGGCCAACATTTTACAGAATATTCAAAAAGAAATCCACGGAAGAGTTCCAATCACTGCCTTACCTTGTGGCATTATTCAGCTGTGTTTTATGGCTATACTATGCCTCACTTAAAAAGGATGTTATTCTTCTCATCACCATTAACTCATTTGGATGTGGCATAGAGATTATTTACATTTTAATGTACATAATCTATGCAAACAAGGATGCTAGGgtaatatatattcatatatatatatatatatatatatatatatatagtttctaATAATTATTGATCAATTATGAAAAGAGCACCAATTAATTAAGTTGATTACTGATTGCAGTGGTTGACCATAAAACTATTTATGGCAATGAATGTGGGCTTGTTTGCATTGATATTTTGTGTTACCAACTTTGCACTACACGGTTCCCTTCGTGTCAAAGTGCTTGGATGGATATGTGTATCTATTTCAGTGTCTGTATTTGCAGCACCCCTAAGCATTATGGTGAGTCCAAATTACAATATATAATCATTCCTttgtttaattaactaattacttcgttttctatatatattaatatatataattaaattccttgctatatatatatatgcaggcACAAGTTATTCGTACAAAGAGTGTGGAGTTTATGCCCTTCAATCTCTCATTGTTCCTAACACTTAGTGCTATTATGTGGTTTGGTTATGGCGCATTTATTAAGGACATATGCATTGCTGTAAGTATCTATTAACATCCTCTTGttcaataaaactattttttttttttttaccaaagataggagactcgaacccgcaaccttttaattgagtatgggaagactatgccatttgagctataactcattggcaaaatttttgttttaaattattaaaaatatgattACTCTTAATAAAGAAATatgattgttattaattaattatatttaaattattttttaattatgattataatgattatataaaattatacaattttaacaatatttaaaattaagatcatattcttttttatgttttagtagtatttttatttttattttttaaattaaataacactgttaataataaaaaaatattattttaattttaacaataatttttaaatattattaaaattatatctcaaatgatataatttttctaTACTCATTAAGAGGTCACGGAGTCTttctatcttttaaaaaaaatattattaaaattatataatcatTATAATCTTCATAATAACAAGTATCGTAGcgtgtattatatatataaaaattcctAGATTTATATATATAGGTTTGATTTATTATTATGAACCCGCCAACTTATACACATATATTaacataatatattaattaaagtcTTTTTGACCAAAAAATGACAACATAATGTGTACGTAGTGTGTGGATTAATTATATATTCTTACAATaagaatttaagatttttttttttttcatataatgaTGATTTGAGTGCGtgtattagataaataaatatatgtttcAATAATGAATAATGCtagctttattattattattattattattattattattattattattattattattggttaatTAATGTATGTAATTTGTGCAGATACCAAATGTGGTGGGTTTTGCGCTGGGAGTAGTACAGATGGTGTTATATGGAATTTAcaggaataataataatggtggtaACAATAAGGGATATACTAAGAAGGAGCATAAAGCATTAGATTTGGTCACAAACGTTGTTATAGAATTGA
This genomic window contains:
- the LOC112734493 gene encoding bidirectional sugar transporter N3, with the translated sequence MASSVSTHDNLALIFGILGNVISFMVFLAPLPTFYRIFKKKSTEEFQSLPYLVALFSCVLWLYYASLKKDVILLITINSFGCGIEIIYILMYIIYANKDARWLTIKLFMAMNVGLFALIFCVTNFALHGSLRVKVLGWICVSISVSVFAAPLSIMAQVIRTKSVEFMPFNLSLFLTLSAIMWFGYGAFIKDICIAIPNVVGFALGVVQMVLYGIYRNNNNGGNNKGYTKKEHKALDLVTNVVIELSPKGTNEIIVPIPSPITKDHRVMKKNNNNNNNHEDDDEKNVRDIETIV